One Gimesia sp. DNA window includes the following coding sequences:
- a CDS encoding acetate kinase codes for MELATGGAVNLMSILVLNAGSSTLKYALFDDAAITELAGGVIDWHGSDSSATFHFHTSGTENSHTLVGSPDYRMAVNEILDRLTVNGFDKPVSAVGHRIVHGGPAFNQAVLIDDRVCEELEQISTLAPLHNPPALAAVGAARKVFPDAVHIAVFDTAFYSTLPRHEVVYPLPYQWFEEYGIRRYGFHGISHAYCAKRAAEILERQDDSNLRLIICHLGNGCSATAVRGGQPVATTMGFTPLEGLMMGTRSGSIDPGILLHLMEQHDMKGDHLDEILNRQSGLLGISGVSSDFREVEQSAIAGHKRASLAIEMFATRIRSTIGAFAVTLGGVDALIFTAGIGEHSRTLRSRVCAGLQSLNVLLDEDKNQERSADSDIAQMDSTARILVIRTREEQSIAHAAQRLREESS; via the coding sequence ATGGAACTGGCCACAGGCGGAGCAGTAAATCTGATGAGTATTCTCGTCCTCAACGCGGGATCAAGCACGTTGAAATACGCCCTGTTTGATGATGCCGCAATAACAGAACTCGCTGGAGGCGTCATCGACTGGCATGGCAGCGACTCTAGCGCCACGTTTCACTTTCATACATCGGGAACCGAAAACAGTCATACCCTTGTGGGAAGCCCTGATTACCGGATGGCAGTCAATGAAATCCTGGATCGCTTGACTGTCAACGGTTTTGATAAACCAGTCAGCGCGGTCGGTCATCGCATCGTCCATGGCGGGCCAGCGTTCAACCAAGCTGTTTTGATCGACGATCGTGTGTGTGAAGAGCTGGAGCAGATCAGCACTCTTGCTCCACTTCACAATCCACCTGCATTAGCCGCAGTGGGGGCTGCCCGCAAAGTTTTCCCAGATGCAGTTCACATCGCTGTATTCGACACGGCCTTCTATTCCACCTTGCCGAGACATGAGGTAGTGTATCCGCTGCCCTATCAGTGGTTTGAGGAATACGGCATTCGCCGTTATGGGTTTCATGGCATCAGTCATGCCTACTGTGCGAAGCGTGCTGCTGAGATACTCGAACGTCAGGATGATTCGAATCTTCGACTGATCATTTGCCACCTGGGCAACGGTTGCTCGGCGACTGCTGTTCGGGGGGGACAGCCCGTGGCAACGACAATGGGATTTACTCCCCTGGAAGGTTTAATGATGGGAACGCGCAGCGGCTCCATTGATCCAGGTATTTTGTTACACCTGATGGAGCAGCACGATATGAAGGGAGATCACCTTGACGAAATCCTGAACCGACAAAGCGGCCTGCTGGGAATTTCCGGCGTATCATCTGATTTTCGGGAAGTAGAACAATCAGCAATCGCTGGCCACAAGCGGGCGAGTCTGGCCATCGAAATGTTTGCCACTCGCATTCGCTCAACGATTGGCGCTTTCGCAGTGACGCTTGGAGGCGTCGATGCATTGATATTCACGGCCGGTATTGGAGAACACTCCCGGACTCTTCGCAGCCGTGTGTGTGCAGGATTGCAGTCCCTGAATGTTTTGCTGGACGAAGATAAAAATCAGGAGCGCTCGGCCGATTCGGACATTGCGCAGATGGATTCAACAGCGCGCATCTTAGTCATTCGAACTCGAGAGGAACAATCCATCGCTCATGCTGCGCAACGCCTTCGAGAGGAATCATCGTGA
- a CDS encoding phosphoketolase family protein, with product MSNPLSTEELNGIDAYWRAANYLSVGQIYLFDNPLLKAPLRKEHIKPRLLGHWGTTPGLNFVYAHLNRIIKKFDLSMMYITGPGHGGPGLVANTYLEGTYTEHYPSITQDEAGMQRLFKQFSFPGGVPSHVAPETPGSIHEGGELGYALSHAFGAAFDNPDLIVACIVGDGEAETGPLATSWHSNKFLNPIHDGVVLPILHLNGYKIANPTVLARISHEELDQLLRGYGYTPYYVEGDDPDKMHQQMASILDQVAHEIQQIKRQARENNDPTRPRWPMIVLRTPKGWTCPREIDGKQVEDNWRSHQVPMGEMHENPDHVRLLEQWMKSYQPAELFDEQGAPRQELTALVPHGERRMGANPHANGGQLLKSLCLPDFRDYAVKLSSPGSVKAEATRVQGKFIRDVMKANLPTRNFRIFSPDENASNRWGDVFEVTNRGFVGETLPGDDHISADGRVLEMLSEHQCQGWLEGYLLTGRHGFFNCYEAFIHIIDSMFNQHAKWLKVCNHIPWRQPLASLNYLLSSHVWRQDHNGFSHQDPGFIDHVVNKKANIIRVYLPPDANCLLSVTDHCLRSRNYVNVIVAGKQPGPQWLNIDEAIEHCIAGVSIWDWASNDHGDEPDVVLACCGDVPTLETLAAVDILRRVLPELKVRVINVVNLMKLQDPREHPHGLSDREFDIMFTTDKPIIFAFHGYPWLIHRLTYRRTNHKNLHVRGYKEEGTTTTPFDMVVLNDLDRFHLVEDVIDRVPKLGAKAAHIKQKLRNKLIEHKQYITEHGQDMPEIREWNWPQAEQ from the coding sequence ATGTCGAATCCACTCAGCACTGAAGAGCTCAATGGGATCGACGCCTATTGGCGGGCCGCAAATTATCTGTCGGTGGGTCAGATCTATTTATTCGACAATCCACTGCTCAAAGCCCCCTTACGCAAGGAACATATCAAACCGAGACTGCTGGGACACTGGGGAACGACACCCGGTTTGAACTTCGTGTACGCTCATCTGAATCGCATCATCAAAAAATTCGACTTGAGCATGATGTATATCACGGGACCAGGCCACGGAGGACCGGGGCTGGTGGCCAACACATACCTCGAAGGGACATATACCGAACATTACCCGAGCATCACGCAAGATGAAGCTGGAATGCAGCGGTTATTTAAACAGTTCAGTTTCCCTGGGGGAGTTCCCAGCCATGTCGCTCCAGAAACTCCAGGCAGCATTCACGAAGGAGGCGAATTAGGCTACGCATTATCACACGCGTTCGGCGCCGCTTTCGACAATCCGGATTTGATTGTTGCGTGTATCGTAGGCGATGGCGAAGCAGAAACGGGCCCGCTGGCCACGAGTTGGCATTCCAACAAGTTTCTCAACCCGATACACGACGGCGTCGTGCTGCCGATTCTACACCTGAACGGTTATAAAATCGCCAACCCCACGGTGTTGGCTCGCATCAGCCACGAAGAGCTTGACCAGTTACTGCGTGGATACGGTTACACACCGTATTATGTTGAGGGCGACGATCCAGACAAGATGCATCAGCAGATGGCGTCAATCCTTGATCAGGTGGCTCATGAGATTCAACAGATCAAACGACAGGCGCGGGAGAACAATGATCCTACTCGCCCACGCTGGCCCATGATCGTGCTACGAACTCCCAAGGGCTGGACGTGTCCGCGAGAAATCGATGGAAAGCAAGTCGAAGATAACTGGCGGAGTCACCAGGTACCTATGGGAGAAATGCACGAGAATCCGGACCATGTAAGACTGCTCGAGCAATGGATGAAAAGCTACCAGCCTGCAGAGCTGTTTGATGAACAAGGAGCCCCGCGACAGGAACTCACGGCACTTGTGCCCCACGGTGAACGACGGATGGGAGCCAACCCGCACGCCAATGGCGGCCAGTTACTGAAAAGTCTATGTCTCCCTGACTTTCGAGACTATGCCGTCAAATTATCCAGTCCTGGCAGCGTCAAGGCAGAAGCCACGCGTGTTCAAGGCAAGTTCATACGCGACGTGATGAAAGCGAACTTGCCAACCCGTAACTTTCGCATCTTCAGCCCTGATGAGAACGCCTCAAATCGCTGGGGAGATGTGTTTGAAGTCACGAATCGCGGTTTTGTCGGAGAGACCTTACCGGGTGATGATCACATTTCTGCAGATGGTCGGGTATTGGAGATGCTCTCGGAGCACCAGTGCCAGGGTTGGCTCGAAGGCTACCTGCTCACCGGTCGGCACGGATTTTTTAATTGCTACGAGGCATTTATCCACATTATTGATTCCATGTTCAATCAGCATGCCAAATGGCTCAAAGTTTGCAATCATATTCCCTGGCGACAACCGCTTGCATCGCTGAATTATTTGTTATCTTCACATGTCTGGCGGCAGGATCATAATGGTTTCAGCCACCAGGACCCGGGGTTTATCGATCATGTAGTAAATAAAAAAGCCAATATCATTCGCGTCTACCTTCCACCCGATGCCAATTGTCTGCTCTCGGTCACCGACCATTGTTTACGCAGCCGTAATTATGTCAATGTAATTGTGGCAGGCAAACAACCAGGGCCACAATGGCTCAATATTGACGAGGCGATCGAGCATTGCATTGCCGGCGTCAGTATCTGGGACTGGGCCAGCAACGACCACGGAGATGAACCGGATGTGGTACTTGCCTGTTGCGGAGATGTACCGACACTCGAAACACTGGCTGCAGTGGATATTCTGCGACGTGTGCTCCCGGAGTTAAAGGTCCGCGTCATCAATGTCGTCAATCTGATGAAGCTGCAAGATCCGAGAGAGCATCCCCACGGGCTGTCTGACAGGGAATTTGACATCATGTTCACAACGGACAAACCGATCATCTTTGCTTTTCATGGATATCCCTGGCTGATTCATCGACTGACGTATCGCCGCACTAATCATAAGAATCTCCATGTGCGCGGCTACAAGGAAGAAGGCACGACCACGACACCGTTTGATATGGTTGTCCTGAATGACCTGGATCGGTTTCACCTTGTAGAAGATGTCATCGACCGTGTCCCCAAACTCGGGGCTAAAGCCGCTCACATCAAGCAGAAATTACGAAATAAGCTGATTGAACACAAGCAGTACATCACGGAGCATGGACAGGACATGCCAGAAATACGTGAATGGAACTGGCCACAGGCGGAGCAGTAA